Genomic DNA from Schistosoma haematobium chromosome 1, whole genome shotgun sequence:
tatgactgataaaattaatgaaactattaacgaaatcggtcaacaaattgacttataattaccattaaatggtgttgttttcttgttatcttcatccatcacagatgattacagtatgtctCTCTCTCAGttgcttattcagtaaatatctcaaaaccttgtcagtctaattgatggtttagcgacacaatcatgcatgcaaataatcagtataagcagtcgagcaaatctcctgcaaactgaaaacatcaatgtcgaatttaccccaacactgactaaggttcaagccattatcatagacatgagttgggagtgtactcccctggttacaacttatgttctccctgataatcacatgagcatcactcgctattaatcatcttgtaaaaacttatttagctaaatacatcttgcagcaccacatcacttcgtaatatgacacaggcctaactgattttaataacttataaccactatatctcaattaaatcgtattccgccttataataaactgcatacttgcaactaacttgtatgcccatcagccggcaaatataaatataaataaatagtctatcgcagatcagaacattgagtctagagcatgtctcttacgaacacactcatgtttaacgattttttcctagctatctgtgcaaaatccatataattatcactcatgtatttaaattttattttgataaccattcatgtgtattagtagtattactaagttctatcacggtcaagtaaaaatgaggttgagaaaatctcccttaactaaataaaccgtatcaaactaactggaacactagttgaaaTTCTTTTCCACGTTactacttttgttccttcagttagcctactaatacagatgcaattggaattcaactcatatggacaacttaccggcataatcgttatttgatttcataatttaaaccaaaactaataccaatattaacatttctacaatattcattactttaatatttctaaacacaaaatacttactacctatacgttaagttattaaccaacgactattaacacgcatcgttttattattattattattgtaatcccatttttaatAGCTCAAAtgatcttcacccaaattttcatttcaagcgttttaagcataaAGGCAgagaatttaaaattattacatatatttcccgaccagatgctgccactttcttttgatttatctttcagcttatcattacccggggattcttcctagtcttggtaaccttcggcgcacgacgatcccatccaattcggtatcgaaccaacatcacgttgattctggtgggagagtagtgtagtggcattgaacaataaccgcacaatccacaaagctgaacacgagactactcagaaaatagatattcaatatttaacgcggataaatacctaacgatggagaaggcgcgaagaatgaattgaatggactgggtttgatcggatggcatggctcgtccatgcaggcgtggtccatctcaatgttactttatatcttctattcatattaaatatattgttctttctctagcctaaccttgttctacatcatgtattggtaattgatacgatacagtgagttggtgtagtcgatggtgtgacttccacgtaagatcttatagattaggcagttatatcatgacaaatttaggattaggtctattattagagcagtactaatatcatagtagaccataattctacattggtgagcccaactaaagaaacgcaacctgttattgttaatccttatttccaccttaaccttctcaatcggtttttatttttgtaaacccagtattctaatagtcctttgattaatggtcacatatattatcgtaatgttatatctataagttcacataagttactagctcaatcgataatgaaAGTTggtcatctatatcaactaattagctttgatggttcgttaacaagctttaatagcatttacctgcttcagcaacatagacttgtttagacatcaagctctagcaaatataacctgtaaatagcgtaaatatacattgactagcaatgcaatcaaggactaaatagttatctggatctaattctcagtgttccttcacttaacacctcatcctgttttaaactatgcactatcctgtaatatcttttcttccgaccactgcctgcctaatttcatattctcgagttccattgccaaacaacaaggatgacacttctccaaaaacatacggtgagttccagctataagttttctgcaatcataaggtcatttttagatggttcgttcaatgacaaccacacaattatctgggttcattcgattgttctgatccgagcgagtggcaaaaacctcaacagcatcaagcaccctggaattaattgccatactgcatgttttattctggatgcttttggatcaatactactcacgaatggcgttatatatgtcgtccactgaataatctaatttccaaaaataatccaggcgagtttaactattttactggacgatttctttttgtacttaacatgtatatgttttccagttgcttgtgCCATATATTTGTCAGTGTctctaggctaaatgcaggaaTTTCTCATGAAAAGTTTATAATGCGTTACATTCCTgcttgaagtttcataagcagtcttgactttaaaattacttttcctggtcatgttcattatttttaaattgtcatatacgtcaagaacctgcatgttaacctgacCCACACACGCattgcactatatcttcatgtcttctaaatttagaaatcatctgaatcgtctttaatatttatcagtaaatccatcatagtcgttgttgctaatcgtatttgggtttatgaattggtttatcatattagcagcctaaaatgcgaacatagtttagataataagattaaaaatttaggtactatcaactgcactagtaaaataactaaatcctcaggtagctgttggctaaacaaacgtttaaaatcaaaactccgtagcctactagaattaacactaaacgaatatttctgaattgaaatttataattaaattaggcgtctcgaattctttaacgttataaatttctgatgatttcgaatcacctaaagcaacaatacctatttttccactgactaatcctcaatcaacactataactagttaaatttaatagtttcaggatgtcataaagcattgtcataacttgacaatcacgtaatatgactgataaaattaatgaaactattaacgaaatcggtcaacaaattgacttataattaccattaaatggtgttgttttcttgttatcttcatccatcacagatgattacagtatgtctCTCTCTCAGttgcttattcagtaaatatcttaaaaccttgtcagtctaattgatggtttagcgacacaatcatgcatgcaaataatcagtataagcagtcgagtaaatctcctgcaaactgaaaacatcaatgtcgaatttaccccaacactgactaaggttcaagccattatcatagacatgagttgggagtgtactcccctggttacaacttatgttctccctgataatcacatgagcatcactcgctattaatcatcttgtaaaaacttatttagctaaatacatcttgcagcaccacatcacttcgtaatatgacacaggcctaactgattttaataacttataaccactatatctcaattaaatcgtattccgccttataataaactgcatacttgcaactaacttgtatgcccatcagccggcaaatataaatataaataaatagtctatcgcagatcagaacattgagtctagagcatgtctcttacgaacacactcatgtttaacgattttttcctagctatctgtgcaaaatccatataattatcactcatgtatttaaattttattttgataaccattcatgtgtattagtagtattactaagttctatcacggtcaagtaaaaatgaggttgagaaaatctcccttaactaaataaaccgtatcaaactaactggaacactagttgaaaTTCTTTTCCACGTTactacttttgttccttcagttagcctactaatacagatgcaattggaattcaactcatatggacaacttaccggcataatcgttatttgatttcataatttaaaccaaaactaataccaatattaacatttctacaatattcattactttaatatttctaaacacaaaatacttactacctatacgttaagttattaaccaacgactattaacacgcatcgttttattattattattattgtaatcccatttttaatAGCTCAAAtgatcttcacccaaattttcatttcaagcgttttaagcataaAGGCAgagaatttaaaattattacatatatttcccgaccagatgctgccactttctttttgatttatctttcagcttatcattacccgggggattcttcctagtcttggtaaccttcggcgcacgacgatcccatccaattcggtatcgaaccaacatcacgttgattctggtgggagagtagtgtaatggcattgaacaataaccgcacaatccacaaagctgaacacgagactactcagaaaatagatattcaatatttaacgcggataaatacctaacgatggagaaggcgcggagaaggaattgaatggactgggtttgatcggatggcatggctcgtccatgcaggcgtggtccatctcaatgttactttatatcttctattcatattaaatatattgttctttctctagcctaaccttgttctacatcatgtattggtaattgatacgatacagtgagttggtgtagtcgatggtgtgacttccacgtaagatcttatagattaggcagttatatcatgacaaatttaggattaggtctattattagagcagtactaatatcatagtagaccataattctacacctccctgtgaaattactaatgtagaacTCAGTGTACGAAATATCTTCAaggcaatcagtacattgaaacactcctacactgatggaccagatggtattccatctGGCATGCTAAAACAtggaggtgatgatatgtgtgttttgcttctcaaaatattcgcgatatcactctctacagcgtgttaccctaatgcctggaaaactacacatatcgTTCCCAAAATAAAAACAGGACCTGAAacaaacgttgaaaattaccggcccataaacataacttcagtggtttccagagtgatggaaaaagtagttaaggcggctgtagtccaacatctacttGGTAATAATCTCATCTCaacctcccagcatggatttcttaggtccagatcatccgatacatgcctagtagactacctgaatgatataactctgaaacgagacagcggactctttgtatcagtcctattcctagactttaagaaagtctttgataaggtcccacacaaaaggctactcctcaaactaaagtccttgggaatacacaacccactgtactcatggtttgcttcgttcttaacagaacgtaaacagatggtaaagtacaatgactgtctctcgtcccctagaccaatcaccagtggagtcatccagagaagcgtattaggtccacttttgtttcttatgtatataaacgatatatgtaacaccatagaatttgggaaaccatacttatatgctgatgatctcaaaatagtatacagctataagcctgagacactaagcgaaagtgtatcccagatccaaaaggacctcaataacttaactatctggagtgaaaaatggcaattaccatttaacctcaacaagtgcgggatcatgcactttggaaagcatccctataaaccgcgacttcacttaaatgaatgtagagtccaaacactcgaatcagtacacgatttaggaattaactacacaggaagcctgaactttgaagaacatgcctcctctattatttctaaatctagacggctaattggttttataatgaaaaactttttcacaacagagggtaaacttactctctacaaaatatgtgtacgaccctcccttgaatactgctcttttgtcttctctaatatgaatatcgcagacaagataagagtagaagatgttcaaagacgtttcacacgtcaactactaggatgtaactggaatctcgattacacagacagatgtaagcatctatctttagaacctttatggcaccgtaggctaaaaaacaatttaatatttctctacaaagcgatatatgggctctcctttctaacctcctgcccgactgtcacccacgacccagcctatagacttagaaacaacgcatatacactacttaccgtaaaacaccaaaaacaaatgcgttgtaagttttttacagtacggtatagtgtattgtggaacaggctgccaatgcctatccgtaactgtgatacgtttaccagattcaaaaagctaataaccctatttctagactccaaagagcttcaacatttccttgaactcccgcccaccgatgtggcactttattacggaccgcctagtatctagaaagaacaagattataacaagttcgactgttactaatacgaatataaccaaatcacagaatatatggcttatcctttcctattattcattgtttattaatcatggccttatgctcctaaccctCACTTTTagttcccaaatctctacaggttaaatgtacattattcttcctaaaagtcatgtttttttctactgcaagtaggcagatagctcaatcttatggatgctgatctaccaaggccgatcatacaaagctaaaatttggccacaaagtaTTTTGAGTTTCTCAATGCtttatttgtcttaccctgaaatctttttttttctacaattttataccctctcatagtccttacttctttaaaccattaggctttttcatagcagtgtgatatactatatggacatctaacccatgAAACAGACTTTTCAACTAtatgatttgcttgtaacatggacctagtagagacagtgtattccaactatgggctttgattaaagcagtattcatacttgccacaaacgtaagagagcctaacatcacaaaaggagggagagtggcgttactgaccagcaaacatgatggtggggagacaagttcaatccacccatgtctgtagggcagaacaatTCGTTTAATTACGGCttcttatggtttagtgggacgCCACGGACTTAAGGTATTATtgctgatttatcacgcaaaatacttcattaaatcgtgttacgaacgttgaattggtttcacttcctacccagtcatcctattacaagcaaactagacaattcgataatatacgaagcctactcaagaccctatgatacctaaaaaataataataatacgaaaaaaGATGAAAAGGGCTCCAACAGCTTCGATAAAAAAAGGAAGATAGTCAATTgcatatcacaatactgtttttagcactatattttatgacCACACATAATCTCATACTTTCAGCTCCTTTCTGAATtccctccatttgtcagttgtatgtccacacATACCCCTTATGTTtcacagagtcaacaaaccagctgctctccgtggacttcgaccaaaacgatgtgcttaaggctcttagcaccctaaacatggagaagtcaacaggaccagatgaactacaccccaaaatcttgagacatattgccgaTTGTATCGCGGctccactgactgtgatattcaatatgttacttgaccaaggtgtgttacctatgaaCTGGAAGGACGCCACCGTCattcccatacataaaacaggtccacgacaagttccatcgaattacggacccgtaagcctcaccagtgttgtaattaaaatactggaaagaataatcaaacggaccatagcggcatttatggaaaccaataacttgctgaacatggcacaacgtggttttagaaagggtctatcctgtacaacgaacctccttatagctagggagtCCTGGATTagtgcgctagacaacggaaactcagtggatgttgactacatagatttcagtaaggcttttgacaaggtgccaactaatagactgctattgaagttggcaaaccttggtattgccggacctcttttaaaatggattaaagatttcctagtaggtcgtacgcaaaaagtaagaataaattctaagtgctccatctggagaccagtacttagtggagtacctcaaggttacgtcctaggtcctttactttttataatgtacgttaatgatcttacaagtatagtacagtctccaatgttattatacgctgacgatttAAAAATTTGGCTAGTagtaactggagacaaagacgcatttactcttcaggcagacttaaataatatgataaactggtctaaagagtggctgatgcctatgaactcggaaaagtgtgtctacatgcacttgggggattcaaaggttaatacgtacaacataggggatgtgtcattacccgtagtccggtctcataaggatctaggggtgaaggtgagtcatgatcttaggACGACGGTCCATTGCCGtgaggtcgcagttaaggggtttcgaaccctctgggctttaaaaaggacattcactaagttagatactaccatgttcaccacagtatacaaaTCCTTAGCGAGATTTAAGTTAGAGAACTGCgctcaggctgcaagcccccgTTTAAAAGGTGACccagacatactagaaaaagtatagagggcagctacccgtgcaattccggaactccggggtttatcatacaaaGGGCGACCtgaaaagctggacctctttactctgtcctatcgcggactaaggggagatctaattttgaggtacagaatactgagtaatgatttcggacctaacgtattctcttcttttcttcccactagatcgggacatctcagaggacatagcaggcgagtagaaaagccaagaacgaacaaaatacacgtggcatacaggttttcgcacagagtcatcaatacttggaacctgctgcctgaagcagtggtgtccacACCTTCagttgactctttcaagagaagactggacactcacagaaacatactagaaaagaaataacataggccgtaggccttctgtccttactacacaaatctgagtCTGAATATGAATCTGCTCCCTCTTTCAgtccccttgagatatggaacgggtgacttcatcctgcaccatcctttaAGCCTTAGATATTCCAAAGGGAtataaggttgcgatttctagaagctcccaccttcaatggacccatccttgaccatcagttgcataTTCGCAACGCGACTTTTATGAAGCGCGCCAATGGTGATACTGACtgaaaccatctacattcatatcttttaaattatctACTACAGTAGgcattgtatcatttgtaaaaaTTTGGTCTTGCCTGttaactggcatgcctcatgtgacaaactgttatttgagaataaattattattatttttattattattatagtcagtttgtcaatcatattacgtgattgtccagtcatgacaatgctttatgacgatatcctgaaatcACTATGAATAACCAACGATTCGAAAGCATCAAGCTGATCAAATTGTTGAGTGTGTCAGTATTTGATCTTGAAGCCATACCCCAAGAGTACCAAGGCCCATCGACGAAGACGATTTGCAGAATGGTTTGGAATGACAGATTTCGATCCGAATATTGAGAGCACAGGCTTGTGACCTATGAGAAGCGTAAATCGCCTACCGTACAGAAACTTGTGAAAACGCCGAACAGCAAACACAAGTGCTAGAGCCTCCTTCTCCATCTGACTGTATTTCTTTTCTGCCGGAGTCAGTGTACGGGATGCATGCATAACAGCCTTTTCTGACGCGTCTGGAAAATGATGTGAAATAACAGCACCTACGCCATACGTTGAAGCGCCTGCAGCTACGATGATCGGCATAGAAGGATCGTAGTGCGTTTACAACAATTCCGAGCTAATTATGAACTTGAGTTTACAAAACGTCCTATCACACTCTTTAGTCCAGTTCCAGGTGCTGTTCTTCTTCAGGAGACGAATCAGTGAGGCTCGAATGTCATGTATAGAAGGAAGGGACGCTGCATAATAGGTAACAAGTCCCATGATGGAACGTAGTGCCGAGACGCTAGTGGTGGGGGGAATTAGTTTGATACCTCGAATGTACTCAGGATCGGTCTGCGGCTGTCAGCGTCAAAACTGAACCGCAAGTACTTTACTGACTGCAATAAAACTGGCATTTCTCCT
This window encodes:
- a CDS encoding hypothetical protein (EggNog:ENOG410VGNY~COG:S~SECRETED:SignalP(1-24)), with the translated sequence MLKHGGDDMCVLLLKIFAISLSTACYPNAWKTTHIVPKIKTGPETNVENYRPINITSVVSRVMEKVVKAAVVQHLLGNNLISTSQHGFLRSRSSDTCLVDYLNDITLKRDSGLFVSVLFLDFKKVFDKVPHKRLLLKLKSLGIHNPLYSWFASFLTERKQMVKYNDCLSSPRPITSGVIQRSVLGPLLFLMYINDICNTIEFGKPYLYADDLKIVYSYKPETLSESVSQIQKDLNNLTIWSEKWQLPFNLNKCGIMHFGKHPYKPRLHLNECRVQTLESVHDLGINYTGSLNFEEHASSIISKSRRLIGFIMKNFFTTEGKLTLYKICVRPSLEYCSFVFSNMNIADKIRVEDVQRRFTRQLLGCNWNLDYTDRCKHLSLEPLWHRRLKNNLIFLYKAIYGLSFLTSCPTVTHDPAYRLRNNAYTLLTVKHQKQMRCKFFTVRYSVLWNRLPMPIRNCDTFTRFKKLITLFLDSKELQHFLELPPTDVALYYGPPSI